The proteins below are encoded in one region of Pseudomonas sp. SCB32:
- a CDS encoding LysR substrate-binding domain-containing protein yields MRFPSMTALRVLDAVARLGSLSGAASELSLTRSAVSHQLHSLEDCLGIPLTERVGRGIALTYHGECFARETQRALAILNEARRFANAEEISGRLCVSCTPGFATYWLCHQIGKFQRAHPQVELNLVSPRIPDDVSNRDVDLFIAYGVGDWTDLHVDLIATLDTFPVCSPSLLNSIGGLDSPEDLANLPFLHMVDHSDWLLWTAAAGVKNLNVRNGIVFSDAHLVQSAAIAGQGVAMGDALVSGDAMAKGQLVRLFNVAIEPPNRYYFVTDPAKSERPDVRAFKAWMKAELRMSEQFRQGGRNVMIGE; encoded by the coding sequence ATGCGTTTCCCCTCAATGACCGCCCTCCGCGTGCTGGATGCCGTCGCCCGCCTGGGCAGCCTGTCTGGCGCGGCCAGCGAGCTGAGCCTGACCCGCAGCGCCGTCAGCCACCAGTTGCACAGCCTGGAAGACTGCCTGGGCATTCCCCTCACCGAGCGGGTCGGCCGTGGCATCGCGCTCACCTACCACGGCGAATGCTTCGCCCGTGAAACCCAGCGCGCCCTGGCGATCCTCAACGAGGCGCGGCGCTTCGCCAATGCCGAGGAAATCTCCGGTCGCCTGTGCGTGAGCTGCACACCGGGCTTCGCCACCTACTGGCTGTGCCACCAGATAGGCAAGTTCCAGCGCGCCCATCCGCAGGTGGAGCTGAACCTGGTCTCGCCACGGATTCCCGACGATGTCTCCAACCGCGACGTCGACCTGTTCATTGCCTACGGCGTGGGCGACTGGACGGACCTGCACGTCGACCTGATCGCCACCCTCGACACCTTCCCGGTGTGCAGCCCATCGCTGCTCAACTCCATCGGCGGCCTGGACTCGCCGGAAGACCTCGCCAACCTGCCCTTCCTGCACATGGTCGATCACTCCGACTGGCTGCTGTGGACGGCCGCCGCCGGGGTGAAGAACCTCAACGTGCGCAATGGCATCGTCTTCTCCGACGCGCACCTGGTGCAGTCGGCGGCCATCGCCGGGCAGGGCGTGGCGATGGGCGATGCGCTGGTCAGCGGCGATGCCATGGCCAAAGGGCAACTGGTGCGGCTGTTCAACGTCGCCATCGAACCGCCCAACCGCTACTACTTCGTCACCGACCCGGCCAAGTCCGAACGCCCGGACGTACGGGCCTTCAAGGCCTGGATGAAGGCGGAACTGCGGATGTCCGAGCAGTTCCGCCAGGGCGGCCGCAACGTGATGATTGGTGAATGA